The DNA window ACCGGATCTGGTAGCTTTAGATAATCCTGTAAATCCAAGAGAGTATATTGGAAAGTTTTGGGTTGATTGTATTACACATGATCCAAAAATGCTCAACTATGTTCTCGATATGCAAGGTTCTGAAAAAGTTTGCCTTGGCTCCGATTACCCTTTTCCATTGGGTGATTTGGAAATAGGTAAATTCGTCGAGGATATGGATCTAGATATTAAAATTGTTGAAGATATATTTAATAAATCCATTTTATCCTGGCTTAATATCCCTGCAAAACGGTTTGAATGAATTGCTGCGAAATTCTTAATTTTGCGCGATGCTTTCAATCCCCATAAAAACTTCCGAAGAAATAGAACTTATGCGAATGAGTGCAAGATTGGTTTCCAAAACATTGGGCCTTATTGCCGAAAAAATTCGCCCCGGGATTTCTCCTTTAGAGCTGGATGCCATGGCTGAAGAATTTATTAGAGATCATGGAGGGAAACCGGCATTTCTGGGTTTGTATGATTTTCCCAATACCCTTTGTATGTCGAGCAATGAGCAGGTTGTTCATGGGATTCCCACTAAAAAGCCACTTGAAGACGGGGATATTATTTCAGTGGATTGTGGTGTATTAATGAATGGTTTTTATGGTGATCATGCATTTACTTTCGAAGTAGGTGAAGTTGATGAAGCCACAAAAAAATTACTAAGAGTAACCAGAGATTCACTTGACAAGGGAATTGAGCAGTGCAAAGCCGGTAATAGAATTGGAGACATTAGTTTTGCAATCCAGCA is part of the Hyphobacterium sp. CCMP332 genome and encodes:
- the map gene encoding type I methionyl aminopeptidase produces the protein MLSIPIKTSEEIELMRMSARLVSKTLGLIAEKIRPGISPLELDAMAEEFIRDHGGKPAFLGLYDFPNTLCMSSNEQVVHGIPTKKPLEDGDIISVDCGVLMNGFYGDHAFTFEVGEVDEATKKLLRVTRDSLDKGIEQCKAGNRIGDISFAIQHYAESHGYGVVRELVGHGLGRQLHEKPEVPNYGKRGKGPKLKNGMVLAIEPMINMGTKNIVQHSDGWTITTADKMPSAHFEHDVAIVNGHPEVLSTFEYVDQALTKILS